The nucleotide sequence TTAGCGGGTGAACAATTTCCCTTGCCAGCCCCTAATGACTCAAATTGATAGTTTTCGATCAATCCATTCATGCGCCGTGACTCTATTTACTACCAAATACTTCAGCAATTTCCCACTTGCCTTTTTGAACTGATGGGTGTTGCCCCTAATCACGCCAAAAATTATCAATTTATCTCAGTAACCCTAAAAGAAACGGCCTTTGAACTTGATGGTATTTTGCTCCCCTCTACAGACTCCGAGCCAAGTATCGTTTATTTCTTAGAAGTTCAGTTTCAGAAAGATGAACAGTTTTATGAGCGTTTTTTTAGTGAACTGTTTATTCACTTGTATCGCTACCGAACCACCCTGCAAGATTGGCAAGCCGCCGTCATTTATCCCAATCGCCTGGCCGAGCAACGGGACACTAGTTTATATCAGGCATTACTTCAGAGTGGAAAAGTTCATCGGATTTATTTAGATGAATTGGGGGAAACGGACTCATTGCCCTTAAACTTGATGAAACTGACAATTACATCTTCGGATAAAGCCCCAACATTTGCCCGTCAGCTTGCCCAAAAAGCCCAGGCCCAACCCGCCATCATCGAGTTACTGACTACAATCATGGTGTATAAGTTCACAAATCTAAGTCGGGATGAGGTAAGAGAAATGCTTGGATTTACCAGGACAGAACTGAAAAATACCCGCTTTTATCAAGAGGTCAAGGCTGAAGGAGTTGAAGAAGGACGACAAGAAGGGGAGTTAGCAATTTTGATGCGAGTGTTAAAACGTCGTTTTGGCCCTATACCCACAACTTTAGAATCCCAAATTCAATCTCTATCCCAGGCCCAGCTTGAATCCCTGGCTGAAGCTATCTTTGATTTCAATGCACTTGCAGATGTCCAGGCCTGGATTAGCACCCTCAAATAACAATTAGCGTGAACATGAGCGAGCAATATCTAACAGATTTTAGTCCATGGATTAACCAAACAGTCCAGTTATTAAGGGAGCAGCGTTGGCAGGAAATTGATGTCTCAAATTTGATTGACGAGGTTGAAAGCTTGGGGAAAAGTGAACGACGGGGAATTGCCAGTCAACTCACTCGTCTTTTGCTCCATTTGCTTAGATGGCAATATCAACCAGTGCCGCTCCGATAGTTGGTTAGACTCGATTACGGATGCCCGGACTCAGATTGAATTGGCGATTGAGGACAGTCCGAGCTTAAAAAGTTTTCCAGCCCTACAACTTGCCGCGAGTTATCAACGGGCCTGGTCTCAAGCTGCGGCACAAACTGGGATCAAGGTTGCCCGATTTCCAGAGGTGTGTCCATACCCTTTAGAACAGGTCTTAACCGAAAACTGGCTGCCAGAATGCTAAATCTTCAAAAAAGCAGCCATAGGAAAATCCTGGCCTGGTTAATCAACGTTCCTTGTTCTAAGAACGATGCATCTCTAATCTGAACCCCTGCCACAAACAACCAGCAGATCCCCCTGGGAGGAGAGAGTACGTCACCCTTACGGACTGGGATAATGGAGATACCCTTGGTCTGGATTTGCCATGACTCCTGATACTGCTTTGGCTTGGCTCCAATCACAACCACTGTTTGCTGCCCTCAGTAATTCCTTGCAAGAAACCATTGCGACTCACTTAGAATTAGTTTTTCTGGGTGCTGATCAACGCCTTACTCCTCCCAACACCAGGCCACTGGGATTATTTTTGTTAATTACGGGTGAGTTAGAAAGTCAAACCGGGACAGGCCTGGGACAAACTGAAATCCTCTTTCCGGGCGCAGTTTTATTTTGGGCCGAACTTCTCCTCCAGCAACCGATTACCAACCCAATTACCGCCCTAACCGATGCTGAACTCTGGTTATTACCACAGGAAAAACTAACCGAACTGATTAACCAGCACCCGGAACTGTCCCAGGCCCTCTCCCAGCAACTAGCCGCAGCGGTGACAACTCTCACCAATCAACTCAGCCTAGAGCAGGAACGCCAACACATTCTCCGCCCCTACATTGTTCCCCAGGCCAAGCGCGGGATTATTGGCAAAAGTCGGTATGCAGTCCAACTCCGGCAACAGCTTAAAACCGCAGCCCAAGGCCAGGAGAATGTGCTGATTTTTGGCGAACCGGGCCTGGAAAAAGATAACATGGCGGCACTGATCCACTTCGGCTCCCGGCAACGGCGACAACCCCTCATCAAAATTGCCTGTGACAAACTGCAACTGAGTGGAGCAGAACTTTTTGGCCGATCTGGGGGAAAACCAGGACTCTTGGCCTGGGTGGGAACGGGAACCATCATCCTCAACAATATTCAAGATTTACCTCCGCCCCTATGGCCAGCGATTCTCAATCTCTTAAAAACGAATACCTATCAACCAGTTGGGTCAACGGAGTCTAGCCCTGAAATTGCCTTGAGTCGCAACCAGGCCCGGATTATTTTAATTGCCGAAAAAGCAGATACTCGTTTGGAAAAGGTCATCTCCACCACGATTAAAGTACCTCCCTTACGCGTCCGCAAGGCCGATATTGAAGCCCATGTGGACTATTACATCAGCCTGATTTGTCGGGCCCGCTGTTGCCAAAGAGTTTCCCTCACCCCAGAAGCCCTCCGCCGCTTACAAAGCTATGACTTTCCCGGAAATTTAAGAGAACTGGCCGGCCTGGTGGAGCGAGCCATCAACCAACGCGGCATTGAAGGGGAGTTAACCGAGGAAGTATTCTGGGCCGCTGAGGGAAAAAAACGCCGCTTTCGAGTCAATTTACTCAATGCCTATCCCTGGTTACGGAGTTTCCTGAGGAGTCCCGCATGGCCCAACTGGATCAACTATGGGATCACAACCTGGGTGTTTGCGGCCGTGGTAGCCATTCTCTTTTGGGGACCGCAAACTCGGAATCAAAATTTTGCTCTGAATTTGTTTTGGTGTTGGTGGTGGCCATTGATCCTGATTGGCTTTCCCTTTGTTGGGCGGCTGTGGTGCGCTGTTTGTCCATTCATGATTTATGGCGAACTGACCCAAAAACTCTCTCTCTGGCTCTTTCCCCGCACCTTACAAAAATGGCCAAGACAAACCGCCGAAAAATATGGGGCTTGGTTTTTATTTGGCCTGTTTGCCCTCATTTTTTTATGGGAAGAACTCTGGGATCTACCGAATACGGCCGCTCTGTCCAGTTGGCTTTTACTCCTAATTACGGGCGGGGCTGTGATTGGCTCCTTGCGCTTTGAACGGCGATTTTGGTGTCGCTATCTCTGCCCGATTGGGGGGATGAATGGCCTATTTGCCAAGCTTTCTATGACGGAACTCCGGGCCCAGCAGGGGACTTGTGGCGCAGAATGTACAACCTACCAATGCTATAAAGGCGGCCCTGCTCTGGGGGAAGGGTTAGAAACGAATGGCTGTCCCCTCTATTCCCATCCAGCCCAATTAGTAGATAACCGCGATTGTGTTTTATGTATGACTTGTCTCCAGGCCTGTCCCCATCGGTCTGTAGCCTTAAATTTGCGCCCCCCCGGCATTGAACTCTGGACAACTCATACGCCCCGCCATGCCGAAATTGCCCTGTTATTGTTGCTGTTGGGCGGTATTTTTCTCCATCATTTACCGGATTTAGAACGGTTGAGTGGCTTTAACTGGCATTTGGAGCAATTCTGGTTTCATGGCCTGGCTTCTGTGGTTGTTTTACTGATTGCGGCCCTGATTCCCCTCCTCGCCTATGGCATCACTTGGCTTTTGGCTCCAAAACTAAAACCCCGGTCTTGGTTGGAGTTGGCCTATGGCTATTTACCTTTGGTCTGGGCCGGAAATTTAGCCCATTACCTACCTTGGGGCCTGGGAGAAGGCGGCAAACTTTTACCTGTGACAGCCGCAACGATGGGTTTCAATAGCTACAATTTGCCGATCCTCGTCGCGCATCCAGCGGTGATTGCCTTTTTACAAGGGGTAACGCTTCTGTTTGGCCTGGGGGTGAGTCTCTGGTTGAGTCAAAAAATTGCCCGTCAATCCTGGAACCTTCTTTGGCCCCATCAGTTGGGCATTGGCCTGATTGCCGGGGCCTGTTGGTGGGTACTCTTAGGCACGACTTGATCCGATTTTTAAGACTAAAGTCAACTTCGCAAACTATTAACGACTATGAGATAAAAAAATTAGTATCCCGATAGCAGAGGTGTTTTCAGCCTTTAATCACATTACAAATTATCTTTGCTAGCCTAATTATCTTTAACGGTGGCAGTAACTGTGATTTTGCCAATGCCCTGAATAGACGACAGCGTGGGTTGAATTTGTTGTAATTGTGCCGCGGTTTGCGTCGTCCCAGAGACCGTGATATTTGTGTCTTTGACCTCAACCACTAACTGATTATTCGGGAAAGACGCTTGTAATTGCTTGATCGCCGCATTTTTGAGAGTGTTATTAATTTGGCTGGGGGTGAGGGCGGTTTCGTTAGCTGGTGCAGTGGCAACCAAGGGTTTAGCCGCAACAGAACTGGGATTAGCAGTCGCTGGCTTGGGGGCGGTAACAGGCTGGTTCATATTATTGGTGGCTGATGGTGTGCCGGGGGGCTGGGGAATGTTCACAATGGTAACGTTGGGCTTCTCATTAACCTGGGTTTGTGGCGCAGAAGACAGAGGAGACTTGGCATAGTTAGGAACAATGACAGCAGCAGGCTGAGGAACGTTGGGACGAGTCATCATGTAAACAGTACCAGCGACCAAACCTCCCACACAAGCCACAATAATCCCCATCAAAACTCCTTTTGAGATATTTCTATCGGCCTGTTTTTCGCGATGATTTTGCCATTCTTCCTCAATCAGCTGATTATCCATATAGCCCATTTTATAAGCACGAACTTTTCCTTGTGCATCTCGATACTCTAGATGAACATTTCCTTGAGCATCTTTGTATTCCCGAAGCAGTTTCCAATTCGCTCTTTCCATCTCATTTCTATCCATGATTTGATTTATCCCCGCTATGGGAGTCTTTATCTCAACTATGAATGAAGACCGTTTCAAATCAGGTATAAGGATTTGTTCCTGTATCGGGCTAGATCAAACTAGGATACCGTCAATAATTGTAAATCTAAATTTTTAGGAATGATATATTTTGAAATGATTTTACGTTCTTGGAGATAGAGCAGAACCCCACTCTGGTTGGCCTAAGGCTTCAAAGGCGGGTTTGGCAAAGTAATAGCCCTGCACCAGTTCAATGCCCATCTCCTGGATCGAGGTTAGTTCGGCGGCGGTTTCAATTCCTTCGGCAATCGGGGTAATTCCTAAATCCCGGCAAACGTGCAAAATTCCTTTAACAATAGCCTGGCGAATTGGATCCGTTTCAATGTGGCGAATGAGGGCCATATCCAACTTGAGAAAATCTGTTTGAAACTCTGCTAACAAGTTGAGACCCGAATAGCCGGCCCCAAAGTCATCAATGGCTGTCTTAAAGCCCCGTTTTTGATAGTATTCAATGATTTCCCGTAAATGGGCCTGGTCATCAACCCGTTCCCCTTCTGTAATTTCAAAAATAATTTGGTCAATGGGAAACCCATATTCATCAGCAGCGGCTAATGTTGTCCGAATACATAACTCTGGGCGATACACGGCATTGGGCAGAAAGTTAATGCTCAAGTAGCAGGGCATTTCTAACTCTGATGCCAGCTTGATGGCCTTGACCCGACAGGCCTGGTCGAAGCGATAGCGATTGGTTTGATTAATTTTCTCTAAAATCATCCCGGCTGGTTCTTGATGGAGGCCGCGCACAAGGGCTTCGTAGGCAAAAATGCTCTGGGTTTGAATATTCACAATCGGTTGGAAGGCCATGGTAAAGTCAAAGCCCAGATCCGCCCCGTGCAAACATTCTCCACAGCCCAAATCGCGAAAATCCTCTTGAACAATCATCAGAAACCACAACAATTAATAGAATAATGGCCAGATTTTGACTCCTCTAGAAATTATGGCTTGACAGTACCATCACGGGCTTGAGTCATCAGGCATTTGGCGGTGAACAGCCATTCCCTTTGATTATCCCCCGGAAAGCCGTCTGCACAAACAGCTCCTTAAATTTCCGTTTGGCTATCTAGCTTTCCCAGAGGTTTTGGGGAAGAAAGGCCCGATCCATAGCCAAGGGGGCAACGGGTTCGGTTAATAAAAATTTTCCCGCTTGGATCCAGGCCTGGAGTTCTTTGGCAACTTGCCGACCGAGATAAATACTACTTAACGGCGCAGTACGGACGGTTTTTCCTTCAATTTTGATCTTCCCAGACTTGAGTTGTGCATAGCTGACCAGGCCAAAGGTGGGACGGACTCGACGCGGAATCGAAAAATCCACCACCGGGGCCACCACATCCTCATCTTGTACCGCACAGTGATAAATAACCCGTTCATCCAAAACTGGCAGGGGAATTCCCACTCCTAACATTAAAGAGGAGCCATAATGCTTAAAATAGCAGCCCCGCACCCATTCAGGCGTCATGGTTTTGGCATCACCAATTAAAGCCAGAGTCGCCGCTGGGCCAATGGGAGTTTGATTTTCTAGGCGTTTTTGTAAGGGAAAATGTTGCGTCCCTTCCCAGGCCACATAGCCAATCCCACCGCCTAAAAAAATCCGCGTCCCAATCCCAATTAAACGCAGGTGGGGATCATTCAACAACGGAGCCGAAGCCCCCGGATGGGCATAAACAGCATTACCCAATTGGGGTTGTAAAGGACCCAGATAGGTATGGAGCAGACGTTCCCCGCCATTAACCCCAACAATAAAGTTCTGATAAAGATTTCGGGGATTATAGAGATAAAACTGGTTGATGGTGTCTTTGGTAATTGTGGTTTCAAAGCTGGCCCGTGGATAACAGTCCGTCACTTGTCCCGTCGCCCGCAGTTGGACTGGCTTCCCGGCAATGAGATTGGCAATGACCTGCCCCCCGCCCCGTTCTTCCGTGTCTGTTTCGAGGGGAGATTCCACCGCCTTGGCTGCCCCAATGTACAAATCCACAGCCCCAAACCCCGTATAGGCCGGAACCCCATCTAACCAGCATTGCCGAAGCTTAATCGGCGGATCCGTTGGCCCCAGGTTGATCATCCCCCCTGATGCTTCCATCGCTTCAAAGGTGCCGGTGGTTACCACATCCACCTGTTTGGCAATTTCAGGAATCCCCAACTCCTTGGCCTGGGCTTTCACCTGATCGACTGTCCAAACCGTCGCTGTGCCAGCTTGGATTTTGGCGTTAATTTCGGCAATGGTGCGCATGAAAACCATAAGCTCTAGTGGGCCAGCATAACAGGAGGGGGTGAAACAGGTTGATCTAGGTTTTGCAACGCAGAGTTGAGGGCTGTCGCATTCCAGGCCTGGGTAATGTGAATGGTTAAGGGAGGTTGACTCAAGGCCTGGGCCGCCGCCGCACTCAGATAGACCTCCATCGATCGATCCTGGTGAAGATAGGTATTCACAAAGGCTAAACTCAACGCCCGTAAATAATATCGCGATTGTCGTGGAGTCGGGCCAATTAGAGCTATTGGGATCGGCATCCCTGCAGTATCAGATCGGGATTGGCCAATGGTAGAAAAATGGGTCGCCTCATCCATCAAGACCAGATAGCGGTGGGGAGTCTTGAGCCAAGTAAAGGGAAGTACCTGTTCGGCTAGGGCTGGGGCAATGGTATCGGCACTCCCAGCAACTATCATCACGGGAACGCGTACCGCCGCTAATCCAGCCGGGCCAAAAATCTTGCTACTGATGGGGTTGATGGCCAAAACGGCCTTGACGCGAGGGTCAGTCAAGGTACCCGTATCTGGAGGAAGGGACAGGGCCTGGCATTGGAGGAGGAGTGAGACATTCAGGGAGACACTAAGGGAGGGTGGACAGTTTTGCTTCAGTTTGGCTCGATTTAAGGCTGCGCCTGCCAATCTTAAGGCCGTATATCCACCAAAGGATTGCCCAATCACTAGTACTTCTTGGGGGTTGACACGTCCTGGCCAAGGCCGTAAATAGGCGGGATATTGGCTTAACTGATTCAAAATAAATGAAATATCCAAGGGACGATCAATAAATTCCTGCCCAGCCCGCAGACTGTCCGAGTCCCCCCCTGAAAAGGACAATAACTGTTGCATTGAGCTACCCGGATGTTCAATGGCTGCCACCGCCAAACCATGGGAGGCCAAATGTTCCCCCAAATAGGCATAACTATAGCGATCGGCACCTAAACCGTGGGAAATCACCACCAGGGGAATCGGGGTGGGTGGGGGCGGCGTGGGTAGATAGATCTCTACATTGAGGGTGCGGGGTTGGCCTGTGCGCGCCAATCGGATTGAGGAATTATCAGTAACGGCCCAAGAAAGAATCTGGACACGCCAAGGCCCCGGTTCCGTTAAGGCCTGCATGGATTGGGGCGAAATCGGGGCCTGGTTAGCCGCCTCAGCCCGGCTTTGTTCACGGACGCTAGCCAAAACAGATTGACTCTGCCGCACTAGCAATTGAAAGGTTTTCAGAATTTCTAAGCCCTTGGTTAAATCTACCCGCATTGCTTTAGCTGGATAGTGACGAATTAAGCTCAAGGCCGAAAGTCCTTGGGGATCTGTAGCGGCGAGAATCAGGGCAGCGCGTAACGCTTGGGCATTGGCCTGGCGCGATTCTGACTGAACCACCGTACTGACCTGATCCAACATTGCCTCACCCAAGGGTGAATAGAGTAACTGGGCCACTGCCACAGGCTCCAAGATTAATCGTTCTTGTAATGCTGTGCGTAGCTGTTCCCGTTGATGAGGGGCCAAAGCGTCTAAATAGGCTCGTAAACGTCTAGAGGTCTTTCCAGTTTCAGCATAGTGGGTTAACTCTGACAAGCTAATGGAGCGTTCAAGAATGAAGTAACTGACAACAACCCGCTCTGCCCCGAATACAAGAATTGACTGTCCCCAGGCCAGCATCACACCGATCACGCCAACCCGCATAACCCACGCCAGAGACTGAATCAACGGTCGCACATCAGCCAACTGGAACAGAGGGCGATAACTGTCCACAACATTTGCCCTAACAAGATTGCCAAGAACTATCGGGATGCTTATAGCCTAGGGCCATACCCATCAACCCATAGGTAATGTTAAACCTTAACCCTAGAGAGACCCTAGGAAAGCTGAGGATGCCCATCAGTTATGCAATAGGCAATGACCTTTAACAGCTTCCTCTAGTTTAGTCCGAAATTTAACTCCGCCGACCGCCACAGCTTAACAGAATGGATTGGCGGCAAGCATAAATTACCTTAAGGAATAGAACTATTAACTGAGAACTTAGATATGTGAGACGAGGCAACAAAGAGAAATGCTACCTGGGCTTTGTTCAATAAACAGGTTTACTGACGGTTAATCTAGATAGTGGACATGGCTCATTTAGGACTAGGCAGAGATGGGGTGGGAAATATTTTATGAGCAATCCTTTTGAACCTCATATTCTCTTGAAAAAATCTGAGTAACACTATAATGGCCAGTGCCCTGATCTTCCCTAAATACCTTGGTATGGCAACTCATCCATGAACTTGAAAAAAAAGGATACACCCATATCCCCCTTTGCGGAGGTGATTGCTACCAGTACAGCTGAGTTTACGGCCCAATGTCTAGAGAGTCCAAATTTAGATTTTCCGGTTTTACCAGCCCTAGGCAGTTGGGTTAAGACCATTGATGAACTGAGCGGGCAAGCGGTTTATGCCATTGTCTGTTATGCTGCTGCTGCTCCGATGGACTCTATTCATCGGGCCCAGGCCTTGGGACTTAGCCTCCAGCAATTGCGCCTAGAGCAGCCCCAAATTTTTGCGATGATCAAAGCTGAATTTCGGACGGCAATTATGGGCTTTCAAGGCAATGGACAAACTTATCAGCATCTCCCACCTCAACCCCCCCAGATCCACCAAGCCGTCTATCCCTGCACTAGCTTGGAACTCAGCCCGTTTGCCCAAAATCCCCTCTTTTTACGGACAATTCTGCATTTCGGGGGCGGCCCAGTGGATGCAGTCATCGCGGCCACTTTACGGCAAATGTATCAGCAGCAAAACTATGACCAGGCCTGGTTAATCCAAGCCGGCCGTAACTTAAATACTCTCCTCAAAGAAGACTATGACCGCCTCCGGGGAATTCTCGAACAAATTCATCCCTAAAGATGGCCACAGTGGAATTTAGGTTTTTGGCAAGGCTTATTTTTTGTCTTTACTCGCTTTGGCTTTGGTCGGCCGATTGCCCTTGACCGCCCCTTCCCGACTATATTTCCGGCGGAATCGCTCGACCCGACCTTCAGCATCGAGAATTTTCTGAGTTCCAGTAAAGAAGGGATGATTCCCTGACCAGACATCCACATGGAGTTCCGGTTTGGTTGAGCCAACGGTCATGACGAGTTCGCCGTTGCAGTAAACTTTGGCTTCGGGATACCACTCAGGATGAATATTTGCTTTGGGCATAGTTAGGCTCCGATGTGCTTCAAGAAAAGATTGGCTGATTTTTAAAAGGCTGCGAATTGCCAAATTAACGTTTGGAATATTGCGGGGCTTTGCGGGCTTTGCGCAACCCATATTTTTTCCGTTCCTTAGCCCGTGGATCCCGAGTCAGATAGCCTTCTACTTTCAGGGGTTTACGATTTTCCCCATCCAACTGGCATAAGGCCCGGGCAACACCTAAGCGAATGGAGTCGGCCTGGCCGGTTAAACCACCGCCGTGGGCATTGACCAAAATATCGTAGCTACTTTCCAGGCCCAAGGTTTCTAAGGGAGCTTTGGCGAGGGCAATATAACCAGGGTTGAAATTGAGATACTGCTCACCAGGGCGATCATTGATGATCAGTTGACCCGTACCGGGGACAAGACGCACCCTGGCAATCGAAGACTTCCGCCGGCCCGTACCAAGATAAACAGCGCGCTTAGATTCGGCAATTTGCATGGAATTACACTCCTGGGATCGTAGAAATGGTTAGGGTTTCTGGCTTTTGGGCCGCGTGGGGATGATTGGGGCCAGCATAGACTTTCAGCTTAGTGAACAGTTTCCGTCCCAAGGAATTTTTGGGCAGCATCCCTTTGATCGCTTGCTCAATAATCCGCTCAGGAATCCGGGCCTGGAGTTGGGTAAAGGTCTCCGTTTTCATCCCGCCGGGCCGACCCGAATGGCGGCGATAGACTTTTTGGCTCCGTTTTTTCCCCGTAACCGCCACTTTCTCCGCGTTGATAATCACTAAAAAGTCACCTGCGTCCATGTGGGGGGTATAGGTGGGTTTATTTTTTCCCCGTAACACGCGGGCTGCTTCGGTCGCCAAACGCCCTAACCGCTGATCGGCCGCATCAATGACGTACCATTGGGGATCGAGTTCCGTGACAGGGGGTAAATAGGTTTTATTTAGATTCGTTGTGGTCATAGGATTATTCTCATGGTGATTAGGCAGTGATCAAGCAAGGGATCAAGCAATGGACAAATCTGAATCAGCCGGGGATAGACACCAGCGAGGCAAGGTATCAAACCACACCTCCTGGGACAGAGGAAAATCTGGATAGCCAACCCGCAATAGGCAAAGCCCCTTGGCCGGAGCCGAATACTTTACTTCATTGCGACAATTTTGCTGCCAAATCCGGGTAAAGTCCAAACTAGAACACTGCCCAGAGCCAACCTGTACCAGCAGGCCAACCAACAGCCGCATCATCCCGTAAAGAAAGCCACTGGCCTGGACTTCAATTTCTACCACTGCCCCCCGCCGTTGACAGGAGACTTCTTGAACTTCCACCCAAGTATGGGGACGACTTGATCCAGCCCGTTCAAAAGCGGCCAAGTTCTGCTGCCCTAAGAGGGGGACTAGGGCAGCCTGCATCTGCTCTACATCTAAGCTGTGATGGTAGTAATGCCAGGCTAAGGGAGCAATAAACAGGTTTGGACAAGGATCAGTATAGAGAGTGTAACGATAGCGCCGCCAGATGGCGGAAAACCGGGCGTGCCAGGCCAAAGGAACCGCCACTGCCCCCCGAACTAAAATGTCCTTGGGTAACCGACCATTGAGGATGGCTGGCCAGCGATGGGCAGGAATTACAGCATTGGTATCAAAATGGGCCACTTGGGCAGCGGCGTGTACCCCAGTATCAGTGCGACCGGCCCCGTGTAAACGAACCGGTTCACCAAGCACTCCACTAATAGCCGACTCAATTTCGGACTGGATGCTCCGTTGTCGGGGTTGCCATTGCCAGCCATGATAGTGAGTCCCCAGGTACTGAATAACCAAGGCGATTCGCTGTTGTGTATCTCCGACCAGGCCTGCCATGATAGTTGCTCGTTAAACTAACTCAATCACAGCCATTTCCGCATTATCACCCCGCCGACGGACGGTGCGGATAATCCGGGTATAACCACCAGGTCGTTGGCCATAGCGTTCAGGGGCCTGGGCAAAGAGGGAATGGACTAAGTTCTTGTCAAAAATGTATCCCAAGGCCTGCCGCCGCGCTGCTAGTGATCCATCCTTAGCCAGGGTGATCATTTTGTCCGCATGAGCCTGGACGGCCTTGGCCCGAACTTTGGTGGTGGTGATCCGACCATGACGAATTAACTCGGTGGTCAAACTCCGCAACAGGGCCTTACGCTGATCCGCAGGCAAACTTAATTGGGGGACACGACAACGGTGACGCATAACAGTACCTCCACGACTTCATTAATTACGGGCTGGTTTCTGGGGCGGTAAAGTAATCCCCAAATGCTTTTGCAAAGCTTCGATGACTTCTTCCGCTGACTTTTGCCCAAAGTTCTTAATTTCAAGCAAGTCTTCCTGGGAATATTCCAGGAGATCGGCCACCGAATTAATTTGGGCCCGCTTCAAGCAGTTGTAGGCCCGCACCGATAAATTCAAACTTTCAATTTGGATTTGACCGGCTTCATCATTGTCATCCCCACGGGTGAGTTCCGCCGTATGGAGGGGAGCTTCCTTGAGGGGATTAAATAATTCCACCAAAATGCTTGCCGATTGGCTCAATGCTTCTTGGGGGCTGATACTGCCATTCGTCCAAATTTCCAGGGTCAAACGATCCTTGAAGGGTCGATCATCCTCCCCAGGCCCACCAACCCGAATATCATCAACGGTGTAGTTCACCTTCTGTACAGGCATAAACACCGCATCTAGTTGCAAATAGTCGAGAGCTAAGCGATCGTCTCGACTGCGATCAATGCTCCGATAGCCAGTCCCCCGCTCAATCTTAAATTCCATTTCCAAGGTAGCTTCCGGCATTAAGGTGGCAATGTAGTGGCCTGGATTAATCACCTCGACATCGG is from Synechococcus sp. PCC 6312 and encodes:
- the rplQ gene encoding 50S ribosomal protein L17, giving the protein MRHRCRVPQLSLPADQRKALLRSLTTELIRHGRITTTKVRAKAVQAHADKMITLAKDGSLAARRQALGYIFDKNLVHSLFAQAPERYGQRPGGYTRIIRTVRRRGDNAEMAVIELV
- a CDS encoding DNA-directed RNA polymerase subunit alpha, which codes for MSYQIECVETRVNPDSSHYGRFILQPLERGQGMTVGNALRRILLSSLVGTAVTAVRIAGVTHEFMTIPGVREDVMDILLQMKQLVLRSYTNESQIGRLHIQGPATVTADDIQLSSDVEVINPGHYIATLMPEATLEMEFKIERGTGYRSIDRSRDDRLALDYLQLDAVFMPVQKVNYTVDDIRVGGPGEDDRPFKDRLTLEIWTNGSISPQEALSQSASILVELFNPLKEAPLHTAELTRGDDNDEAGQIQIESLNLSVRAYNCLKRAQINSVADLLEYSQEDLLEIKNFGQKSAEEVIEALQKHLGITLPPQKPARN
- the rpsI gene encoding 30S ribosomal protein S9 yields the protein MQIAESKRAVYLGTGRRKSSIARVRLVPGTGQLIINDRPGEQYLNFNPGYIALAKAPLETLGLESSYDILVNAHGGGLTGQADSIRLGVARALCQLDGENRKPLKVEGYLTRDPRAKERKKYGLRKARKAPQYSKR
- the rplM gene encoding 50S ribosomal protein L13, translated to MTTTNLNKTYLPPVTELDPQWYVIDAADQRLGRLATEAARVLRGKNKPTYTPHMDAGDFLVIINAEKVAVTGKKRSQKVYRRHSGRPGGMKTETFTQLQARIPERIIEQAIKGMLPKNSLGRKLFTKLKVYAGPNHPHAAQKPETLTISTIPGV
- the truA gene encoding tRNA pseudouridine(38-40) synthase TruA, producing MAGLVGDTQQRIALVIQYLGTHYHGWQWQPRQRSIQSEIESAISGVLGEPVRLHGAGRTDTGVHAAAQVAHFDTNAVIPAHRWPAILNGRLPKDILVRGAVAVPLAWHARFSAIWRRYRYTLYTDPCPNLFIAPLAWHYYHHSLDVEQMQAALVPLLGQQNLAAFERAGSSRPHTWVEVQEVSCQRRGAVVEIEVQASGFLYGMMRLLVGLLVQVGSGQCSSLDFTRIWQQNCRNEVKYSAPAKGLCLLRVGYPDFPLSQEVWFDTLPRWCLSPADSDLSIA